From Medicago truncatula cultivar Jemalong A17 chromosome 7, MtrunA17r5.0-ANR, whole genome shotgun sequence, a single genomic window includes:
- the LOC120576807 gene encoding UPF0481 protein At3g47200 — MRTNNHNNEESNDNHYVIDICKVDNERLASLQHKISENPKLLSKSAGKISCCIFKVPQTFVEANVKAYHPRIVSIGPYHRGQPRLNMIEEHKYLYLGSLLTRTQLPLEEVLKAISLLENEARECYSETIQLDSHEFVEMMVLDGCFIIELFRKVARLVPFEVDDPLVNMAWILPFFYRDFLKLENQIPFFVLQRLFEISKPPNENSTVTLSYLAMEFFNNSLQRPEEEVIMMITKQNESKHLLDLVRSSFIPISIKEKELKRVTTPTHIIHCVTKLRRSGIKINPGKSNERESFLNVKFKHGVIEMPTITMDDFMSSFLFNCVAFEQCYSGCTSSMQLYFTTYVTLLDCLINTYRDVEYLCERNIVENHFGTEGEMAHLINNAGKDVAVDLDMCYLSGLFDEVHQYYGNSWHVQWASFKYTYFDTPWSFISALAALVLLVLTVGQTYFAAYQYFDA, encoded by the coding sequence ATGAGAACCAATAATCACAACAATGAAGAATCTAATGACAATCACTATGTGATAGATATCTGCAAAGTAGACAACGAAAGATTAGCTTCACTGCAACACAAAATTTCAGAAAACCCAAAATTACTAAGTAAATCCGCAGGAAAAATATCTTGTTGCATCTTCAAGGTACCACAAACCTTCGTTGAAGCAAACGTTAAAGCATACCACCCTCGTATAGTTTCCATAGGACCTTACCATCGTGGACAACCTCGTCTCAACATGATCGAAGAACATAAATATCTATATCTTGGTTCTCTTCTAACAAGAACACAATTACCCTTAGAAGAGGTTTTGAAAGCCATTTCACTATTAGAAAACGAAGCCAGAGAGTGTTACTCTGAAACCATTCAACTTGATTCACACGAATTCGTTGAAATGATGGTACTTGATGGTTGTTTCATCATTGAACTTTTTCGCAAAGTTGCAAGGTTAGTGCCTTTTGAAGTTGATGATCCACTTGTTAACATGGCAtggattttaccatttttttatagagatttTCTTAAACTTGAAAATCAAATACCATTCTTTGTTCTTCAACGCTTGTTCGAAATTTCAAAACCACCAAATGAAAATTCAACGGTAACACTTTCTTATCTTGCTATGGAGTTCTTCAACAACTCGCTACAAAGACCAGAAGAAGAAGTTATCATGATGATAACAAAGCAAAATGAATCAAAGCATTTACTTGATTTGGTTCGTTCGAGTTTTATTCCGATtagcataaaagaaaaagaactcAAAAGAGTTACCACACCGACGCACATAATTCATTGTGTAACAAAGCTTCGTCGCAGTGGGATTAAGATAAATCCAGGGAAGAGCAACGAAAGAGAGAGTTTCTTGAATGTGAAGTTCAAACACGGCGTGATTGAAATGCCAACAATAACAATGGATGATTTCATGAgttcatttttgtttaattgtgtTGCTTTTGAACAATGTTACAGTGGTTGTACTAGTTCTATGCAGCTATATTTTACAACCTATGTAACATTATTGGATTGTTTGATAAATACTTATAGGGATGTTGAGTATTTATGTGAAAGGAACATAGTTGAGAATCATTTTGGGACAGAAGGTGAAATGGCACATTTGATTAATAATGCTGGAAAAGATGTTGCGGTTGATTTGGATATGTGTTATTTGTCTGGTTTGTTTGATGAGGTTCATCAATATTATGGAAATAGTTGGCATGTGCAATGGGCTAGTTTTAAGTATACTTATTTTGATACTCCTTGGTCGTTTATCTCTGCTTTGGCTGCATTGGTCTTACTGGTTCTCACAGTTGGTCAGACATATTTTGCAGCTTATCAGTATTTTGATGCCTAA
- the LOC120577169 gene encoding uncharacterized protein translates to MMAPKYLHELLKEDQEPFLLNNYISHKRSQMKITTLLLKKKPFNHIQKSNFNMNLCKNTSCFFSFPQTPDFKKSPLFELTSPVKSPCKIPSRTATLLLEAALRIQKHSSSSSSSSSSSSSKNKTKNKGFGLFGSLFKKLTQRNQNRKHEIENEYVSVRELLKLDSSVKQRREKMDSQKKNNLEMKTSSSGYSFFTDHEACACHHHQHAFPESPFHFALQTSPCSGSYTPELASPSRNITEDKESNEAVESINQFKSGEEEEEDKEQCSPVCVLDPPFEDDDEVHINDDEDGVDFDLESSYAIVQRARKKILYKLCRFEKLAELDPLELEKRMLDQEDDEDETYMEEDDIDDEEGEVSFKENDFKELVFEAVYLSMVHDRQQIPQEFKKLISDLIVEEERELNSLEDSDVVITRILKRLESWKEVESNTIDMMIEEDFSIEDGGWKKNAEQIRNMAGEIELAIFSILVDEFSEELEC, encoded by the exons ATGATGGCTCCAAAGTACTTACATGAGCTACTAAAAGAAGATCAAGAACCATTTCTTCTCAACAACTACATTTCACATAAACGTAGCCAAATGAAAATCACCACTTTACTACTCAAGAAAAAACCattcaatcatattcaaaaatCTAACTTCAACATGAATCTTTGTAAAAACACTTCTTGTTTTTTCTCATTTCCTCAAACACCAGACTTCAAAAAATCACCACTTTTTGAACTAACTTCCCCTGTTAAAAGTCCCTGCAAAATCCCTTCTAGAACAGCAACACTTCTTCTTGAAGCTGCTCTTAGGATCCAGAAacattcatcatcttcttcttcttcttcttcttcatcaagttccaaaaacaaaactaaaaacaaaggCTTTGGGCTATTTGGTTCTTTGTTCAAGAAACTAACACAACGAAACCAGAACCGGAAACATGAAATAGAGAATGAATATGTGTCTGTGAGGGAGTTATTGAAGTTGGATTCTTCTGTGAAGCAACGTAGAGAAAAAATGGATTCTCAGAAGAAAAATAACTTGGAAATGAAAACTTCAAGTAGTGGTTACTCATTTTTTACTGATCATGAAGCTTGTGCTtgtcaccatcaccaacatgCTTTTCCTGAAAGTCCTTTTCATTTTGCTCTTCAAACAAGTCCTTGCTCCGGCAGCTACACGCCGGAGTTGGCGTCGCCGAGTCGAAACATAACAGAg GACAAAGAAAGTAATGAAGCAGTTGAAAGTATCAATCAATTCAAGTCAggggaagaagaggaagaagataaGGAACAGTGTAGTCCAGTCTGTGTTTTAGACCCACCATTCGAGGATGATGATGAAGTACATATAAACGATGATGAAGATggtgttgattttgatttagagAGCAGCTATGCCATTGTTCAGA GAGCAAGGAAGAAGATATTGTACAAGCTTTGCAGATTTGAGAAACTTGCAGAATTGGATCCATTAGAACTTGAGAAAAGAATGCTGGATCAAGAAGATGATGAGGATGAAACATATATGGAAGAGGACGATATTGATGACGAGGAAGGGGAGGTttcatttaaagaaaatgaCTTCAAAGAATTGGTTTTTGAAGCTGTCTATCTGTCAATGGTCCATGACAGACAGCAAATCCCACAAGAATTTAAGAAACTGATATCTGATCTAATTgtagaagaagagagagaactcAATTCTTTAGAAGATAGTGACGTGGTGATAACTAGGATATTGAAGAGGTTGGAATCATGGAAAGAAGTGGAGTCAAACACAATTGATATGATGATAGAAGAAGATTTCTCTATAGAGGATGGAGGGTGGAAGAAAAATGCTGAGCAGATAAGGAACATGGCTGGAGAGATTGAGCTAGCAATCTTTAGCATTCTGGTGGATGAATTTTCAGAGGAATTAGAATGTTAA